Proteins from one Salarias fasciatus chromosome 14, fSalaFa1.1, whole genome shotgun sequence genomic window:
- the ssr3 gene encoding translocon-associated protein subunit gamma translates to MAPKGSSKQQSEEDLLLQDFSRNLSAKSTALFYGNALIVSAIPIWLFWRIWHMDLVQSAVLYAVMTLVSTYLVAFAYKNVKFVLKHKVAQKREDAVSKEVTRKLSEADNRKMSRKEKDERILWKKNEVADYEATTFSIFYNNTLFLVLVIVASFFLLKNFNPTVNYILSISASSGLIALLSTGSK, encoded by the exons ATGGCACCTAAAggcagcagcaagcagcagtCGGAGGAGGACCTGCTCCTGCAGGACTTCAGCAGAAACCTCTCCGCCAAATCCACCGCCTTGTTCTACGGGAACGCGCTCATCGTGTCCGCGATTCCGATCT GGCTGTTCTGGAGGATCTGGCACATGGACCTGGTGCAGTCTGCTGTCCTGTACGCTGTGATGACCCTGGTCAGCACATACCTGGTGGCTTTCGCCTACAAGAACGTCAAATTTGTGCTCAAACACAA AGTCGCTCAGAAGCGTGAGGACGCTGTGTCCAAGGAGGTGACGAGGAAGCTGTCTGAGGCCGACAATCGCAAGATGTCACGAAAGGAGAAAGACGAGAG GATCCTGTGGAAGAAGAATGAAGTCGCTGACTACGAGGCCACCACCTTCTCCATCTTCTACAACAACACTCTCTTCCTGGTCCTCGTCATCGTCGCCTCCTTTTTCCTGCTCAAGAACTTCAACCCGACCGT CAACTACATTCTGTCGATCAGCGCCTCGTCAGGACTCATCGCTCTGCTATCGACAGGCTCTAAGtaa